Proteins encoded within one genomic window of Castellaniella sp.:
- the cysS gene encoding cysteine--tRNA ligase translates to MLHIYNTLSRQKTPLQTAEPGVVRMYVCGMTVYDFCHLGHARMLVSFDVVQRWLRATGYQVRYVRNITDIDDKIIRRAVERDVPISTLTEFFIAAMRADEKALGVQAPDAEPRATEHVAGMLDIISVLEQRGLAYCGSDGDVNFSVRKFPGYGKLSGKSLDDLRAGERVAVSSGKQDPLDFVLWKSAKPDEPADSRWDSPYGPGRPGWHIECSAMSHTLLGMPLDIHGGGPDLKFPHHENEIAQSEGAFGGTLATTWMHCGPMMVDTEKMSKSLGNFRRIRDTVADRPTETQADYTANPRESEMLRFFLVRSHYRSVQNYTPDNLLDAQHALDRLYQALLNVPPAVVEIDWQAPAPQAFRAAMDDDFNTAGAVAVLFDLASQANRDTSAQASGLLRALGAILGLLQTDPQAYLQSTTRFLSTALQSEAAALSTQAIEALIDQRSQAKAARDFARADQIRTQLRDQGVELADVAGGATQWRRV, encoded by the coding sequence ATGCTGCACATTTATAACACCCTTTCGCGCCAGAAAACCCCGCTGCAGACAGCAGAGCCGGGGGTGGTGCGGATGTACGTCTGCGGCATGACGGTCTATGACTTCTGCCATTTGGGCCATGCCCGTATGCTGGTCAGCTTCGACGTCGTGCAGCGCTGGCTGCGCGCCACGGGCTATCAGGTGCGCTACGTGCGCAATATTACCGATATCGACGACAAGATCATCCGCCGCGCTGTCGAGCGCGACGTGCCGATCAGCACGTTGACTGAATTCTTTATCGCTGCCATGCGGGCCGACGAAAAGGCCTTGGGCGTGCAGGCGCCGGATGCCGAGCCGCGTGCCACCGAACACGTCGCGGGCATGCTCGATATCATCAGCGTCCTGGAACAGCGCGGCCTGGCCTATTGCGGCAGCGATGGTGACGTCAATTTTTCAGTGCGAAAATTCCCTGGCTACGGCAAGCTCTCCGGCAAATCCCTGGACGATCTGCGGGCGGGCGAACGCGTGGCCGTGTCCTCGGGCAAACAAGACCCCTTGGATTTCGTGCTGTGGAAATCCGCCAAGCCCGACGAACCGGCGGATAGCCGCTGGGATTCTCCCTATGGTCCGGGGCGTCCAGGCTGGCACATCGAATGCTCGGCCATGAGCCATACGCTGCTGGGCATGCCGCTGGATATTCATGGCGGGGGGCCTGACCTGAAATTTCCCCACCACGAGAACGAAATCGCCCAAAGCGAAGGCGCCTTTGGCGGCACGTTGGCGACCACCTGGATGCATTGTGGCCCGATGATGGTGGACACCGAAAAAATGTCCAAATCCCTGGGCAATTTCCGGCGTATCCGCGACACGGTGGCGGATCGCCCCACCGAGACCCAGGCGGATTACACCGCCAATCCCCGCGAATCCGAGATGCTGCGTTTCTTTTTGGTGCGCAGCCACTATCGCAGCGTCCAGAACTACACGCCCGATAATCTCCTGGATGCCCAGCATGCTCTGGATCGTCTGTATCAGGCCCTGCTCAATGTCCCGCCCGCTGTGGTTGAAATCGATTGGCAGGCACCTGCGCCCCAGGCCTTTCGGGCGGCCATGGATGATGATTTCAATACGGCCGGCGCGGTGGCCGTGCTGTTCGATCTGGCCAGCCAGGCAAATCGCGACACCAGCGCCCAGGCCAGCGGCCTGCTGCGCGCCCTGGGGGCGATCCTGGGCCTGCTGCAGACCGACCCGCAGGCCTACCTGCAGTCAACGACGCGCTTTTTGTCGACTGCGCTGCAGTCCGAAGCAGCCGCCCTGTCGACCCAGGCCATCGAGGCCCTGATCGATCAGCGCAGCCAGGCCAAGGCCGCCCGTGATTTTGCCCGCGCCGACCAAATCCGTACCCAACTGCGCGACCAGGGGGTCGAACTCGCCGATGTGGCGGGGGGGGCCACCCAATGGCGGCGGGTATAA
- a CDS encoding aspartate kinase translates to MMLIVQKYGGTSMGSVERIQNVARRVAKWHAAGHQVVVVPSAMSGETNRLLGLARDISPQPDPRELDMLAATGEQASSALLAIALMRQGVAARSYAGWQVPVRTDSSYTKARIKSIDDARVRADLDAGRVVIITGFQGIDDDGHITTLGRGGSDTSAVAVAAAMKADECLIFTDVDGVYTTDPRVVPEARRMNVISFEEMLEMASLGSKVLQIRAVEFAGKYQVPMRVLSSLTDPLIPVDEEMHSGTLITFEEDQKMESAVVSGIAFSRDEAKVTLRNVPDTPGVAYSILGPVAAANIDVDMILQNISQQGMTDFSFTVNRNDFTRTLDLLKNQIGPAVGAGETVSDDKVAKVSIVGIGMRSHVGVASLMFRTLAEEGINIQMISTSEIKTSVLINDKYMELAVRALHKAFELDQEPVRVDA, encoded by the coding sequence ATCATGCTCATTGTCCAGAAATACGGCGGCACCTCGATGGGGTCTGTCGAACGCATTCAAAATGTCGCGCGCCGTGTGGCCAAATGGCATGCCGCAGGCCATCAGGTCGTGGTTGTGCCCTCGGCCATGTCCGGTGAAACCAATCGTCTGCTGGGTTTGGCCAGGGATATTTCCCCCCAGCCCGACCCCCGCGAACTCGATATGTTGGCTGCGACCGGCGAACAGGCCAGCAGCGCCTTGTTGGCCATCGCCTTGATGCGCCAGGGGGTGGCCGCCCGCAGCTATGCCGGCTGGCAGGTGCCTGTGCGTACCGACAGCAGCTACACCAAGGCCCGCATCAAATCCATCGACGATGCCCGCGTGCGCGCGGATCTGGATGCCGGTCGGGTGGTCATCATCACCGGCTTTCAGGGGATCGATGACGATGGTCATATCACGACCCTGGGTCGGGGCGGCTCGGATACCTCCGCCGTGGCGGTGGCTGCCGCCATGAAGGCCGACGAATGCCTGATTTTCACGGATGTGGATGGTGTTTACACCACCGACCCGCGGGTTGTGCCCGAAGCCCGCCGCATGAATGTCATTTCCTTCGAGGAAATGCTGGAAATGGCGTCCTTGGGTTCTAAAGTCCTGCAAATCCGCGCGGTGGAATTCGCCGGTAAATACCAGGTGCCCATGCGGGTGCTGTCCTCGCTCACCGATCCCTTGATTCCGGTCGACGAGGAAATGCATTCAGGTACGCTTATTACTTTCGAGGAAGATCAGAAAATGGAATCCGCCGTTGTCTCCGGTATTGCCTTTAGCCGCGACGAGGCTAAGGTCACCCTGCGTAATGTGCCCGATACTCCGGGCGTTGCTTACTCTATCCTGGGGCCTGTGGCGGCCGCCAATATTGATGTCGACATGATTCTGCAGAATATCTCGCAGCAAGGCATGACCGATTTTTCTTTCACGGTGAACCGCAATGATTTCACCCGTACCTTGGATCTGCTGAAAAACCAGATTGGCCCGGCAGTCGGGGCAGGCGAGACTGTATCCGACGACAAGGTGGCCAAGGTCTCTATCGTGGGGATCGGCATGCGCAGCCACGTTGGGGTGGCCAGTCTGATGTTCCGTACCTTGGCCGAGGAAGGCATCAATATCCAGATGATCAGCACCTCCGAGATCAAGACCTCGGTATTGATCAACGACAAGTACATGGAATTGGCCGTGCGCGCCTTGCATAAGGCCTTCGAACTGGATCAGGAACCTGTCCGCGTCGATGCCTGA
- a CDS encoding nucleoside recognition domain-containing protein, whose product MLNLLWLGFFLIAAVSAIFQWLVLDRPDIFAQLIASLFDMADLSVQLMLLLFGTLTLWMGFLRIAEAAGLVQGLARLLGPLFRRLMPGVPVGHPALGLITLNFAANALGLDNAATPIGLRAMHELQSLNTSTPQTASNAQILFLVLNSSSLTLLPVTIFMYRAQQGAPDPTLVFLPILLATSVSTLVGLLSVAYMQRLKLYDPVVLAWLGTGALALGSFMALLAGLSATAVAALSSLMGNLALFGVIIAFLLVGAYKRIPVYDSFIEGARDGFDVCKNLLPYLVAMLCAVGVLRASGALDLLLDGIRWAVQLAGLDGRFVDALPTALVKPFSGSAARALLIETMQHSGPDSFASLLAATVQGSTETTFYVLAVYFGAVGIQRARHAVGCALLADLAGVLASIAVCYWFFG is encoded by the coding sequence ATGCTCAACCTCCTCTGGCTAGGCTTCTTTCTGATCGCAGCGGTATCGGCCATTTTTCAGTGGCTGGTACTGGACAGGCCGGATATCTTTGCGCAATTGATCGCCAGCCTGTTCGACATGGCCGATCTATCGGTGCAGCTGATGCTGCTGCTGTTTGGTACGCTGACGCTGTGGATGGGCTTTCTACGCATTGCCGAAGCCGCCGGCTTGGTTCAGGGGCTGGCTCGCCTGCTGGGGCCACTATTCAGACGCTTGATGCCCGGGGTGCCTGTCGGCCACCCGGCCCTGGGCCTGATCACGCTGAACTTCGCCGCCAATGCCTTGGGGCTGGATAACGCTGCGACCCCTATTGGCCTGCGCGCCATGCACGAACTGCAATCACTCAATACCAGCACCCCCCAGACCGCCAGCAATGCGCAAATCCTGTTTCTGGTGCTGAACTCATCGTCGCTGACCTTGTTGCCGGTCACGATTTTCATGTATCGCGCCCAGCAGGGTGCGCCAGACCCGACGCTGGTGTTCCTGCCGATTCTGCTGGCGACTTCCGTCTCGACCCTGGTGGGCCTGCTGTCCGTGGCCTACATGCAAAGACTGAAGCTCTATGACCCTGTGGTGCTGGCCTGGCTGGGTACTGGAGCATTGGCGCTGGGGAGCTTCATGGCCCTGTTGGCCGGCTTGAGCGCCACGGCAGTTGCAGCGCTCTCATCTCTGATGGGCAATCTGGCGCTATTTGGCGTGATTATTGCCTTTTTGCTCGTCGGAGCCTACAAGCGCATACCGGTGTATGACAGCTTCATCGAGGGCGCACGCGACGGTTTCGACGTCTGCAAAAACCTGCTGCCCTATCTGGTGGCCATGCTATGCGCCGTGGGCGTGCTGCGGGCCTCCGGCGCACTCGATCTGCTGCTGGACGGCATCCGCTGGGCAGTACAACTGGCGGGGCTGGACGGGCGTTTCGTGGATGCGCTGCCCACCGCGCTGGTCAAGCCTTTTTCAGGCAGCGCGGCACGCGCTTTGCTGATCGAAACCATGCAGCACAGCGGGCCGGACAGCTTTGCATCGCTGCTGGCCGCCACGGTACAAGGCAGCACAGAAACCACCTTCTATGTACTGGCCGTATATTTTGGCGCCGTCGGCATCCAACGCGCACGTCACGCCGTTGGCTGCGCCCTCTTGGCCGACCTGGCCGGAGTATTGGCCTCCATCGCCGTATGCTATTGGTTTTTTGGCTGA
- a CDS encoding EF-hand domain-containing protein: MKKNVLLLSLLFAAAPVLAQPASAWSTAHFEQLDTNKDGKISLTEYEIFMHSAFTRLDKNGNGAITIDEAAGVLTPEQFKKLDANGDGKIDLDEFMQAVMADFEQQDLDGDKHLTR; this comes from the coding sequence ATGAAAAAAAACGTGCTTCTTCTGTCCCTTTTGTTTGCCGCCGCCCCTGTGCTGGCCCAGCCAGCCTCAGCCTGGTCCACTGCTCACTTCGAGCAACTGGATACCAATAAGGATGGCAAGATCAGCCTGACCGAATACGAAATCTTCATGCACAGCGCCTTCACGCGCCTGGACAAGAACGGCAATGGCGCAATCACGATTGACGAGGCAGCCGGCGTGCTGACCCCTGAACAATTCAAGAAGCTCGATGCCAATGGCGACGGAAAAATCGATCTGGACGAATTCATGCAGGCCGTCATGGCCGACTTTGAACAGCAGGATCTCGACGGCGACAAGCACCTGACACGCTAA
- the tilS gene encoding tRNA lysidine(34) synthetase TilS has product MPVTSSPWRAACDARLLAALRSTLQAWPVDMAVGVALSAGADSAMLALHTAVAAADAGRPVHCFHIHHGLQTAADDWLDHAQRLADLLGLPCHTRRVQLTLQGHGMEAAARAARYQALSEMARAVAIQHMLLAHHQDDQAETVLLRLLRGAGPTGLAAMAPSMQRDQAEIIQYGADGLSPMAGAADLAASITYHRPWLNHARARILQAADRFADLSAWQPVQDPSNRDCRYARGALRAELAPVLDAHWPAWRQTLARHARQAQDLVCWTQASALDDWLQLDPQDEDRNFSLVAWRRLPAVRQAPVLRFWLQGRGLRMPTEARLNAWLLQLRGVHALGHDRQVQLRHDHHWIVVQKGRVCLLSAVSDANTLSSPGE; this is encoded by the coding sequence ATGCCGGTGACCTCATCGCCTTGGCGGGCGGCATGCGATGCGCGTCTGCTGGCGGCATTGCGGTCCACCCTGCAGGCCTGGCCGGTCGATATGGCGGTGGGGGTGGCCCTGAGCGCGGGGGCGGATTCCGCCATGCTGGCTTTGCATACGGCGGTGGCAGCGGCGGATGCCGGTCGCCCGGTGCATTGTTTTCATATCCACCATGGGCTGCAGACAGCGGCAGATGATTGGCTGGACCACGCACAGCGATTGGCGGATCTGCTGGGCTTGCCTTGTCACACCCGTCGGGTACAGCTGACCCTGCAAGGGCATGGCATGGAGGCCGCCGCGCGTGCGGCACGCTATCAGGCTCTATCGGAGATGGCCCGCGCCGTGGCGATCCAGCATATGCTGCTGGCGCATCATCAGGACGATCAGGCCGAGACTGTTTTGCTGCGTCTGTTGCGCGGTGCGGGGCCTACAGGCCTGGCTGCCATGGCGCCCAGTATGCAGCGCGACCAGGCCGAGATCATCCAGTATGGTGCTGATGGGCTATCGCCGATGGCCGGGGCCGCAGACCTGGCTGCCAGCATCACCTATCACCGTCCCTGGTTAAATCACGCCAGAGCACGGATCTTGCAGGCAGCGGACCGTTTTGCCGATCTGAGTGCTTGGCAGCCCGTGCAGGACCCCAGCAACCGGGATTGCCGGTATGCGCGAGGGGCCTTGCGCGCAGAACTGGCCCCGGTGCTGGACGCCCACTGGCCTGCCTGGCGTCAGACGCTGGCGCGTCATGCGCGTCAGGCCCAGGACTTGGTGTGCTGGACTCAGGCCAGTGCCTTGGATGATTGGCTGCAGTTGGACCCCCAGGATGAAGATCGTAATTTTTCATTGGTGGCCTGGCGCCGCCTGCCCGCTGTGCGTCAGGCCCCTGTCTTGCGCTTCTGGCTGCAGGGTAGGGGTCTGCGCATGCCCACCGAAGCGCGCTTGAATGCCTGGCTGCTTCAGCTGCGCGGCGTGCATGCCCTGGGGCATGACCGCCAGGTGCAGCTACGCCACGACCATCATTGGATTGTGGTGCAAAAAGGCCGTGTGTGTTTGCTGTCGGCGGTTTCGGATGCCAATACTTTGAGTTCGCCCGGCGAGTAA
- a CDS encoding DNA-3-methyladenine glycosylase 2 family protein, translating to MRQPEPQVQSPAYWAQACQDLIQRDRILRKLIPVYGRESIQTRQGPYQTLIRIIVGQQISLALGRKLWQQLIQACGPDLQPDCILQHSEAQLKSLGLSLRKAQYVRDAALFFQQPEHMDPDWWQPQDNAAIVAQLCDIRGVGRWSAEMFLIFFLGRPDVLPLDDTALLKAISHHYFSGEPVSRFEAREVSQAWAPWRTVASWYLWRSMDAAAVEY from the coding sequence ATGCGTCAGCCCGAACCCCAGGTGCAAAGTCCCGCCTATTGGGCACAGGCCTGTCAGGACCTGATCCAGCGTGATCGTATTTTGCGCAAGCTCATCCCGGTCTATGGCCGGGAATCGATACAGACGCGTCAGGGGCCTTACCAGACCCTGATCCGCATTATTGTGGGCCAGCAGATTTCACTGGCTTTGGGGCGCAAGCTCTGGCAGCAGCTGATCCAGGCCTGTGGCCCGGACCTGCAGCCCGATTGCATTTTGCAGCACTCCGAAGCCCAGTTGAAGTCGCTGGGGCTGTCCTTGCGCAAGGCTCAGTATGTGCGCGATGCCGCCCTGTTTTTTCAGCAGCCTGAGCACATGGACCCCGATTGGTGGCAACCGCAGGATAATGCCGCCATCGTGGCGCAACTTTGCGATATTCGCGGGGTGGGCCGCTGGTCGGCCGAGATGTTCCTGATTTTCTTTCTCGGGCGGCCTGATGTTCTGCCGCTCGACGATACTGCCTTGCTTAAGGCTATTTCCCATCATTACTTCAGTGGCGAGCCTGTCTCCCGCTTCGAGGCCCGCGAGGTCTCCCAGGCCTGGGCACCGTGGCGCACGGTAGCCAGCTGGTACTTGTGGCGCAGCATGGATGCCGCTGCTGTCGAATATTGA
- a CDS encoding acetyl-CoA carboxylase carboxyltransferase subunit alpha translates to MRNTFLEFEQPLAELDQKIEELRYVQTDSAVDISEEVGRLQQKSQSLAKSIYAKLTPWQTALVARHPQRPYTMDYVQALFTDFHELHGDRMYADDQSIVGGLARFNGTPCMVIGHQKGRDTKERAMRNFGMPLPEGYRKALRLMRLAEKFRLPIFTFVDTPGAYPGVGAEERGQSEAIGHNLFAMSGLKTPIIVTIIGEGGSGGALAIAVGDTVMMLQYATYSVISPEGCASILWRSADKASTAAEALAITAPRLKDLGLIDRVVNEPVGGAHRDPDTMARQLHRALADALRELSSLDTDELLRRRLERLTAYGRFQETR, encoded by the coding sequence ATGCGAAATACATTCCTCGAATTTGAACAACCCCTGGCCGAGCTCGATCAGAAAATCGAAGAACTGCGCTACGTGCAGACGGATTCTGCCGTGGACATCTCCGAAGAAGTCGGGCGCCTGCAGCAAAAAAGCCAGTCCCTGGCCAAGAGCATCTACGCCAAGCTCACGCCTTGGCAGACGGCACTGGTGGCACGCCATCCCCAGCGTCCCTACACCATGGACTATGTCCAGGCGCTGTTCACGGATTTTCACGAGTTGCACGGCGACCGCATGTATGCCGATGACCAGTCCATCGTGGGTGGGCTGGCGCGTTTCAATGGCACCCCTTGCATGGTGATCGGTCACCAAAAAGGTCGTGACACCAAAGAACGCGCCATGCGCAATTTCGGCATGCCTTTGCCGGAAGGCTACCGCAAGGCTCTGCGCCTGATGCGCCTGGCCGAGAAATTCCGCCTGCCGATCTTCACGTTTGTCGATACCCCGGGGGCATACCCCGGCGTGGGCGCCGAAGAGCGCGGCCAATCCGAGGCCATCGGCCATAATTTGTTCGCCATGTCCGGGCTGAAAACCCCCATCATCGTCACCATCATCGGCGAAGGCGGCTCGGGCGGTGCCTTGGCCATTGCCGTGGGCGATACGGTCATGATGCTGCAATATGCCACGTATTCCGTGATTTCCCCTGAAGGCTGCGCGTCCATCCTGTGGCGCAGCGCCGATAAGGCCTCTACCGCTGCCGAAGCCCTGGCCATTACGGCACCGCGCCTGAAAGACCTGGGCCTGATCGACCGCGTGGTCAACGAACCCGTCGGTGGCGCCCACCGCGACCCGGACACCATGGCTCGCCAGTTGCACCGCGCCCTGGCGGATGCCCTGCGCGAACTCTCCAGCCTGGATACCGACGAACTCCTGCGCCGCCGCCTGGAACGCTTGACCGCCTATGGACGCTTCCAAGAGACCCGTTAA